From the genome of Streptomyces xanthophaeus:
GCAGCCAGCAGGGCAAGGACCCCGAGCTGCTCCGCCGTGGCTGGACCGGGGGACTCAACCACGGCCTCACCCGCGCCGGGCTCCCCACCGTCGACCCGGCCGACGTCTGGTTCCCGTACTACGGCGACCGGATCGTCGAAGTCACCGGGCAGCACGAGGCGCTCCCCGCCTCCTACGCCGACTCGCCCGCCGTGGCGGCCGTGGAGGCCTTCGCCGCCGAGTCCGAGGAGGGGACGTACGAGCAGCTCGTCATGGAGGCGGCGGTCCTGGCCGGCATGCCGCAGGACGGGCAGGCGGCCACGGAGAACCTCGGCAGCAGGCTCGTCGGATCCCTCCAGGGCGCCCTGAGCTGGCTGGCGGCCAAGACCGACGTGGACGCGCTGGCCATCGCGACCATCTTCCGTGACGTGGACGCCTACCTCAGCGATCAGGCGGTCCGTGAGGCCGTACTGGACCGTGTGTTCGAGGAGATCCCGCACGACGGCGAGTTGGTCCTGGTGACCCACAGCCTGGGCACGGTGGTCGGCATGGACCTCGTCGCCGACCGGCTCCCCCCGGGCATGAAGGTCACCCTCCTCGTCACCGCGGGCAGCCCCCTGGGGATGAACGCGGTCAACAGCCGGCTCGCCCCGCCGGGCACCGTACGCCCCGGAACCGTCGCCGAGTGGGTCAACGTCTGGTGCCCGACCGACGCGGTGGCCATCGGCTGTCCGCTGGAGCCCGTCTGGGGCAAGCTGACGGAGGAGCACGCCGTGGTGAACGCGAGCGACCGGGCCCACAGCATCGAGGAGTACCTCGCCCACCCGGAAGTCGCCACGGTGATCGACAAGTTCCTCGCACGACAGGCCGGGTGAGCGACGCCGGCGGTTGCCGGTGGGACTACCGAGCCCAGGGCAGTTCACGTGTGCCCTCGGTGCCGGGGACGGAGGCGACCCCGTCGGCGCGCATCGCGACATGGGCCTCGGCCCGTTCCGGGGCGTGGATCCGGCGGAGGTGGCCCGGCGGCAGGATCAGGGTCTGGCCGGCCGTGACCTTCTCCGTACGGCCGAGGCAGGTCACCTCCAGCGCGCCCGCGGTGACCGTCCAGGCCTGCTCACGGCTGATGGAGTGCTCGGGGCCGGTGGCGCCGGTGTCCATCCTGACCGTCCAGGTGCTGAGTTCGGTACTGCCGCGGCTGGGCGCCGCCAGACCGGCCATGGTGGCGTTCGGGGAGACGGTGACGTGGTCGGTGGAAGGCGTGATCACGGCCATGGCGGCCCCCTCGGCGCTCTCGGCCGGATCGGCGTC
Proteins encoded in this window:
- a CDS encoding VOC family protein, whose product is MNVATSTLSLTVADVDASRDFLCTHLGYQVVMADDGFVSLTRGDAAVDVVLLRQGTDVLPPEQRDRRAAGLILALTVTDLAAQEARLRAAGAPITMPLREEPWGERLFQMTDPNGVVVQLVEWVVPADDADPAESAEGAAMAVITPSTDHVTVSPNATMAGLAAPSRGSTELSTWTVRMDTGATGPEHSISREQAWTVTAGALEVTCLGRTEKVTAGQTLILPPGHLRRIHAPERAEAHVAMRADGVASVPGTEGTRELPWAR